The DNA region GGTCGCTTggtattttggttggattatgTTGAGTGATCTGAAATCCCtacgcttactcatttccaTAAAGGTAGTCTGACCTTAGAGTCGAGCGAATATGAATTGTTCACAATAGACATTGTGTATAAATTAGACTTATCACGTTAGTACTTGGAATCCAAGTGAGGAATTATGTAAGGatcctttattaaaatttgTGAATTGATATGAGACCTGATTGATTGAATAACATAGTAATTGTAgatatcatgcatctttgatttTTAGGATGGATTAAGTAGAATGATTGCGGAATGATGtgggatatgattgttattattatgattagtcTCGTTGCTCAAAGTGGCTTGAGAATAATATTGTACCTTGTTGGTTCTTGGATATGTTACATGTGGTGGATTAAGGTTTCCTATTGAAAtcatagtgatttatatgatAGAGGAAGTGGAAATGTTGTTTGTCATATTGGATTGTTATGTAGCCCTGAATCTAGTACTTCCATACTTGTCAAGTTCTAATGATTGATTGAAGAATGTTATATCTTTCGGCTTGAACGTATTGTGGTAAATGTAGATGGGTAGTGAatgatgaactacgaatggcttgatccctatttagggtacgtaggcagtctaacgaggaggttagatatAACCATATAGCTTACGAAAAATTATTATGCAGTTGGATCTTGAGTTGTGCATTGTCCATATCCCAAAGGTGGGGTGTGTGAGTGATACGGGTATTTGGTAACGTCATGTGTCAATCCTGGACGTATTTCGGGATCGGGGTGTGACAGAACAAGCTTAAAAAGTTTACTAGTTCTAGAATTAGAGGAAACAAAAGGAAGTCTAGTGGCTTTTGACATTTGACAAGTTTCACACTCcagtgtgtttttacaaaaaaagggaaacaactTAGTCATTACATGTTCAGAAGGATGGGCAAGGCGTTGATGCCAGAGTTGGTGTTCCTGAACTTGACTTAAGTTAACACTGagttttttgacaaaattggacTCCTTTGAGAGATAGTAGAGTCCATTCAAGAAGAAcccttcaccaatcttcttctAAGTAACTCGGTCTTGAAACACAACATTGTGAGGGGAAAATATGGCAAGACAGTCtaaggtttttgtgatttttcctattgacaagagctgaaaaggaaaagaaggtacATAGAGAGCAGTGGAATCAGTATGCTCACCTAGCAATCTAATCTTTCCTTTCCCTAGAATAGGTTCCCCTTTCCCATTTGCAACAGATACATGAATTGGATCAATAGTTCTTTGAAAATCGTGGAGACTAGAGGGTTTATTAGCTATATGATCAGTGGCACCAGAGTCAATAATCCAAAAATCATGTGTAACATTTGCATTAAGAACAGTGGAAATGGCACTGATAATACCTGGAATATAGCCTTTCAATGTGTTTTCCGAGTCAGCCAAGAATCCAACAAATTTCCCTAGCATTGTAGTAGGGTTTTCAGGTGTCATTTCATCAGGTGCAGTGCTTCCTTGCTTCTTTTGAAGAAAAGCAGCAAACTCGTTGATCAAGGACACAAGATTTGTTCAGAAATTGGCCATCCCATCAGTTGAGGAACAAGCTGAATGAAATGCTTTTGGAGTGACTCCACCCTTCCCATCTTCGATCATCCTGCCTTCCCTATCAAACTTAGGCTTTAACTCCGGATGAAGAatccaacatttttctctcaaatgtcCCTTCATGTTGCAATAAGAACATTTCTAGTCTGCTTTCTAGCTAAACACCCTATCACCAGTTGCTTTGTGATTTGtcgtgaaaaccctagcttcaAAGTTGGATTTGGGCTCAACATTCATCACTCTTCGTCGAGTTTCTTCTCTTTGGACTGCATGACACACAGCGGTAAAAGAGGGCAGCTTTTGAGTCATTAACAAGTGACTACGCAGGTTTTCATACTCCGCCCCCAAGCTTGCTAAGAGTTGAAAAACCTTGTCTTTATCAGCTCTCTTCAGTAGCACAGCGGAATCAGTCGTGTGTGGACGATACATATCAAGTTCATTCCACATGGATTTCATACttccaaggtgttgaacaaatgaGTGATCATCTTGCTTTAACTAGCTACACTCTTCTTCAATTGAAAGATGCGAACTAAGTTGTTTTGGCTGCCATACATGTCTTTGACAAACTCCCATAGGAGAAGGGAAAACTCTGAGTAGTTGAAAAGCTCAGACAGTTTTGGCTTCATGGAGTTAAGCAACCAGGACATGACCAGCTGATCAGTAGTATGCCATGCATCGTAAGTTGGTGAAGTGGATTCTGAGGGCTCAGAGCTTCCATTGATAAACCCTAGCTTCGATCTTCCTCTTAGAGCAAGTGACACAGCTCTTGACCAAGGAAGGTAGTTGAACTCGTTTAGTAGCACCGAGTAGAGTCGTTGATTTTGATTGTTCTCAACCCCTTGGGTTAAGTTTGGGGAGGAGGATGAGGCACTGTCAGCTCTAGACACATTTTCTTCTGCCATCTCTATCGatgatgagcaaatgaagaagtaaaaaaaaaaaaaaacagagtcaggaccctatggttcctgctctgataccatgttgaattttggtttcaatatttgttgtatatttcattatgaatgttacaagagagtgaaggcaactcttatagagagccaaaagaaagctacaataaattgtaggataactacacaaacacaatccctaaaatctcccttaacaagtggaaaagcaaaaaccaaattacaagtaaagaaacttttacaagcaactaagaaaggttgatgtaaggtaatgacaagctatggaaaggttgatgtaaggtgaatgacaagctatggaaagtgactttagcctatgacttagctaaagtgaggatgacaactcatacatacaaccCATCCATACAAACCGGTTTCGACAGGAAATTGTTGCCTTCCTGATTATGATTAACTAGCAACAAACTACGTTCTGTTTGGCATTAGGAATCCAGGTAGATAGTAACTCAAACTGTCCTAAATGAAAAAGCTTCTTTCGCGTTTTAGCAAATTAAATATCTTTTTCAACACGACTTGTACTTGAAGAGTTTTTACCTCTGAAAATACTGCATTTGACCTACAAATTTCCAGATAATACAATTCATGGGAAGTGTCTGTAAATATTACAGGCCACGTAAGCGTTAATCAATCAAAAGTTAGTCATAAGCAAGAACTTTAGACCAAATCATTGGGATAGTTTTTTGACTGATTGAATTTAACGAATTTTGCGTTCATGTTTTAGTAAGTAGaatgagatttaatctcaaacGGAGAATAAAGTTTACCAATAGTCTTTACAAGAAGAAAAACCATGTTTGTAGTGGTAAAACCTAGTCCTATCTATGCgagctattagggttttagtcggaatgaacgtaggataaacaaagaatgatcgtagggtttaattatagttttgggtttattgataaatatgagttttattattaatttcattttgtacttaatagtaattatgcaataggataaaatagacaattaacattcaaaattttaagttgggtgtaagaAAAGGTTGcatgaatttaaataaaatttcccttttgttttttttttttttacaataaaaaaatgcaaACGGGAGTTAAGTCAAACAATGAGTTTGTCATAATAATTTCAGCGATGCTTGTGTTTTACAAAAGCCAAACTTTAGACCTTTTATTAAGAATATCATTAgggattggttttggattgTGGTACTTATAAAACAACTTATTAAAGAAATTTTGGAATATCAAATAtgtttggtaaaacaaaaaaaaaaaaaaaacttttctaaAAAACAGATGTCAGTgacagtaaaaaaaaacatagaaaagcaaaagcatgGTCTATCATCcttctaaaaaaatgttttatttaagagagctttaatgaaaagggcttggattaactttaatttaaccaaaaatcacATAATAACCTTATTGAATGTAATTGGcatgaattttaatgaaaaaaagaagataaaaactaaaagaaaacaagCCTAAATAAAGGGCCCACGAGCTGGAAGCAGGCCCAGGGtgaaaaacaaatttattttttccagTCCATGCCCTTGACGACACGCCATTTCCGTCAACCCAAGCCGTTAGAATTTTGTATGGGGTTATCATTTGCTTAATTTGTCTTATTGTCTTGCAACTACATGTGTAATTGGACATGGGTTATCATTGTTTCATACACAAATTATATTTCTTCTACCATTATTGGTATTGCCGTCCTACTCACTTTCTTAAATCTTTCTTTCCACTAAATTACTCAACCTTCCCCTATAGGAtagttttataattaatttctCATTTTATAGACAACTAGATATGTAAACTGCCATCAAATTAAAATTACATAGTAGCAATatcaattaaattatgataTAAGTTAGCAAATTAATTGTCTTGGATTGTAGCTTTACAAGTCACCTTGTTATGTCCTAGCAACAACCTGAAAACAAATGAACCAAAAATGCATTAAAATAGTACTAAAAATTTGGTACTTAATGATTCTTCGAgtaaaaaaagagttttaataaaaagggtttgggctaactttaatttaaccaaaaactaccttaaactattatttaaccAAAAGAGCGTAAAATTTAACTATAAGGATATAGGCTGAATAAAAGACAGGTTGAATTAAAAGTCTAACACGCAATAAAACCAAAGTATGTGCCATGTCAAGTATTTCAGTAATAAATATGTAAGCCAGGTGCtgtgaatcaatataaaatgatatgtcagctggagtcacctaacgtaacctattgatgtgaaatattgtaacacacaaattaaaccctcttattgacaattgtagtaaagatgtaagtagggatcgttctaggccggggattaggagggattgctaatttacttaaaactgacttaaaaacataaaactgggcttgaaaacacttaactagactcaaagaactcaaaacaatctaaaaagactcaaaacaacacaaaacaatcaaatagactcaaactagacactagagagtgatttggacgaaatttgattttaacttgactcaaaacacttaaaaacacaatttggATAGATTCTAATTAATTTGgcacaacaaagtaaagggggattgggtttttgacgaatttcaaGTAAAAACAAGCAGATTGTAAACTTAAGCAAAGTTTGGACATTGGGTGAATTAAAGGATGAtgggctagttagagggtccttctccacacatgacacatatgcacaTGAATTGATtgttccagttactctttcaataaatcatgaatgacaatgccctagATTAACCGTGtcatcactaattaaccctcagattttccttagctcattgaattggacgaaCAACGGatcggcaaccaaattattcttcccaagttccctacatgaaatgcataatagagacacaagcaaagatcattaagctttgtgaaaatcataagcattgacaaggcattcataactatgacatcatgatactcatgctaggaatttaaCTTAACAAGATCGTGACCaacgaccttcactacttgtgaatataagtttgtaacgattatgtgaaactcccttatatcctagcatcaaattcatgcatgcaaactaagtaggcctccttaataaacatacaagaataagttctgagTCAAATAGTTAAgtcaatt from Malus domestica chromosome 01, GDT2T_hap1 includes:
- the LOC139194761 gene encoding uncharacterized protein, with product MAEENVSRADSASSSSPNLTQGVENNQNQRLYSVLLNEFNYLPWSRAVSLALRGRSKLGFINGSSEPSESTSPTYDAWHTTDQLVMSWLLNSMKPKLSELFNYSEFSLLLWEFVKDMYGSQNNLVRIFQLKKSVAS